The following nucleotide sequence is from Apium graveolens cultivar Ventura chromosome 4, ASM990537v1, whole genome shotgun sequence.
ATTCGATTCCTCTAAACAAATTACAATAATCCATAAATTACATAGGATTCCCTAGGatcaaattaaataatttttaaggCACCACCATTCTCAACATCAATCtaccaagataaattagatacATATCAATAGAACTTAGGCTCGAAATATGAACGGTGAGAACAATTGTTTTGCACTCTACGTACCTGCGATACTGAATGGGCATATTAGAAGCTTTCCAAATGGCAATCTTCTCAAAAGCTTCAATAGGCAACACAAAATGAGCATTGGGAACATTACATTTGCCACCACTATCAGCTTCAAATCCATAATTAGGAGCACAAAAATTAGTAGCCGTCACAATTATCGAAGTCCCAGGAATGCAGTACTTAAGATCCTCAACACACCTGACTTCAAAACAAGCCCCACAGATCTGTCCTTTCTCAAACAAAGCAGAGCTCAAACCAGCCGTAGCTTTGCCATACCCAGATTTCTCCAAGTCGCCGTAGCCACACGCGCCGCCGACAATGTCACGGGGGTCGAGGGCGGCGTAGTAGGTGGCTCTGGCGGGTCGCCAGTCGGAGTGTTGGGGAGTAGAGGGGGCGAATGAGTAGGGTGTGGAGGAGAGAGAGTGGGATGATGATTTTAGAGAGAGAGTGAGAACAAGTGTTAGGACAAGTGTTAATGTTGGCATTTTCGTGTTTGGTTTTTTGTTGGAGTAAGAACTAAGAAACTAACAAGTGTTTAATAGTAACAAAGATGGTAGATGTGTATCATTGTATGTAATTTTGTTGTTTTTATTTATGTATTTGTTTTTCAATAAATGTAGATTCAAGAAAAGTGGGAAGAGGGTAAATGTAAAGTGAAGTGTCAACGACAACAAAGATGCTGTGTTTCTTTATTTGTGGATTAATTTAATAGTGTTCTAATTATTTTGTCATTAAAATATACTATCAATGGTGctatctcttctatatatatatagaagaataagaatataattTCTATcagattaaaaagtctcatttaaaagactaaattacccctatttttaatattatataaaaaatgtggtttgtgggaatcaaattcaagttatttcattcaactatacAACCTCTTACCACTATATCATATTATCACGTGTGTTTTTTATTATGTAAATgtattaaatgaatattttatttaactttaaatatacttatttgaattccgcaaaaaaaggatagttagttgaatatttgtacagttaattttaaataattgaattccagatataaaattaggcataatacataaatgaattattatctaATTTATTAATCATTGTTTAGTTtcaaaatatatctcatatactTTTAACATATTTtctattataaaaagtaattaaaatgtacatatataattttttaaaaatattgaaaatagaatcacttatatataaataatctatattggtattacatatttagataagttcgaattataatgagtcaatgcatttttGAACTTAacccattgttcaaaaaatactcaaaatttgactacatgacccagccgaaaaacatcgtcacattctacgtttagtaaatttaaattacaagctcggcgagaatatcttaccaataatatgaaattttttaatatctcatgttaatataaataaatgtgtttgaggtctttataggatcaagttaattgattatttatattaaaattactaacttcattggtaacgcattattatttttgggatttgtccccaattttaagaatatttgaaatttgaaatgagatctcactagatttgttaaaactacgatgatatattaaattgatttatttttcatttttcactttaaaaaaactaacttcttaaaaagaattcttttagatcagcaatattcattgatcaagataatattgtacaaatatttcgaattattttaatattttgaattattcaaataaaagttatatctatactatattgtagcatttgattcaatgcattttatattatttaaggaaaaaacaTATATTGAAGGAATTAActagttcaactaatatttataaaattttatcaaactgaaaatttttaattttagaagaatagtataaaatgttatcaaattattatatgaaaaaatattagagtcgtaatgaaagaaacttaaaaacggtttaaataacgatataaatacaatttttctttcgaattctttaaaaaaaatcatgaatatgaataataagtcttaaaaatatataattcatttttatgttacaaccgatacccggttgcgtaaaaaatagatatggattgtttgttagtgataatgtgaataccatatataaattatagcaatttatttattacataattttaatttttgaataattataaatgcatgttatttaagtgatcaattatctcactagatgttaatcATGATTATACgtgtacataaatcagatatttagcatataaataattgaaaccatcataatttactaagagatgTAACATACTATAATTTAAATgctaacacacacacatacatataacttaatcttactaGGTTTAccgtagtgtaaataaaaaactaacattttcccatacatacatacgttgaatttcaaaaactaatatttttcattaaaatcaactttaatattaacaataatgtaaattttacattattgtatattatgattgcaagtcattctgacttcagttatgcatttttttatctttttaaattgagtaagttaattgtaagttagtagtgaactcagtaataatatagagcggtacatatagtttatttaaataaaattcaagattttggtcaactctgtattcaacatatatgttaatttgtagttttttatttgtaaacatactaatggcattctacagattaagtttaatcgtttcgttttaaacgtacacttactaccctgtttatattcatttattaaatataaaataatgggtaagaaaaatataatataataatagttgagggaATATTCACTCCTAAAAATGAGGAAGCATTCGAAACTCCTAATATTATAGAGGGGGACATGAAACTTGTTGGATAGAAATTTTATCTTCATTCTCGTgtctcgcacgggttattatgttAGTTATTGTGTAAAATTGAATAAACATATGTTGCGAGTCTTGTGTGTGTGCCCGTTATTATTAGACTTCACATTCTATGATTCTTCCTTCTCAGTTCCCATGGATAATGATACACTGTATGTTTCTGTTACTCGTATTTCATGTTATTGTTTACAAAGTCTCTCGCTAAATTATACGAAAAATAATGTAACTTTGATCAAAAAAAATAATGATAATGTTGTTAAAGGTCCGTTTGGGATATCGTGTAACGTATAATTTAAAGCAAATAAATATTTATAACTAATAAGTAAATTAtgaaatttaatttatttaagcATTTGAATAATTTCATTAAGGTTGTAATGTGTTGGGTAACTATAATTTTTTTTCCAGAGTAACTATAATTTTTAAGTTAAAAcaatttttcaaattaaaaaaaataataacttATTTTGTGTCTCGGGTTATAAGTTTGTGATGTTTAATAAATTATTACTTATTAGCACGATTATAAAAATTCTCAAGTTTATCCATTAATCCCTAATTAATCTTGTACATGGTATTGACTGATTTAATTTTAGATATTCAATTAATGCTGCAAAATATACTCAGACTTGTACAATTGTAGAAACTTTTACAAAAAATTTATTAATACCACGTGTTATCAACCACCTTCTAATTTCTCTTGAACCATAAGTGattaaattacaaaaaaatattaaTCAGAAAACAAAACCTGTAAGTTGAGCAAAGCAGTAAGTATCTTTGAGGCAAATTGAATGGTCTTTGATTTTTGAGAGTTAAAACACTATATGTCTACTTGAGATATACTACTGATTCAATTGAAAAGTTGTACTTGTCTTATGGAGTCAATTCATAAACCAATACAGTTAATGGTGAAGTTTATACATGCAAAAATGAGAGCACAAACATCTTCTATTTTTCAGAAGCAGTTGTCAAAACTCAGTTCTGGTATATTCTCCTctaaatttctaattttttttaatcaaGAAACTCAACTTGATTGAGCTGCTTgctttaaaattaaaaataatttttttcattgtTAAGCCAAGTTGTCATTAAACACAATGTTTGCATTGTGCTTTACTACTCAGTACACTCATTTAGTTTTGGGTAGAGGCTACCTGTtgaggtagatcttgatgatGTCAATTCAAAATCAAGAGTTTTATCACTTTTTAGTGAAGACCTTGGAGTTTTAGCACATTTGAAGTGCAAGTAGACCTGCAATGACTACTTGATTTTAGAATGGTATTTCCGAGGGTAAACCATTCAAATCCACTCCAATCAAAATGGAGGTTCAGCTTGACTGAACAACTTCTCTCACAATTATTTTCTAAGATGCATTTTCTTGAAATGTTGAGACAATAAGTCAAACTATCTTGATTTATCAATGATAGGAAATCTACAATTGTTGTGGTCCCTTCTAAAGGAAATCAGGATTTGAGAATGCTATCTTAGTGGAAGATACATTTAAATCCCCTCTAATTTACTAGAGCTTCATAAAAGTCAAGAATACATCCACATAACCACAAGAATGCTCTGATTCTAAATCATTCCTCTTGTGAATTTAATTGTTCATTTCAGAACATGAGGCATCTCGTCTGTTGAGACTATGCCTTtttcaaattcagattgatgtgacCCTACAAATATAGAGCCACGGCCCCACTCAGTGCAAATAAATATTGAAACAACCATGCACACAAACAACTCTCCTACTTCTTTTCTGAATATTTATTCAATCTCGTCTTTTTTAATCGATTCTTCATTTCTTGAATTCATGGAGAAGTCACACTCTAAAACTGATACTCgtcatcttctagatgatttgttggagtATCAGTCTTATATTATAGTCGCTAGTAGTTAAACTGTGTTATTAAACTCTTAATCAATCTTTACAGAATTCAATTACATTGACATCTTCAATTGCTAtctcattatcttcatcaatGGGTATTCATCAACCATTGATAAGTGTTAATCCATCAATGGCTAGCTTAACAACACAGCCAATGGTAGCTCAAATTGTTTTGTCAAATGGCTATCTTATAGCAGTTGATTGGTATTCAGTCTGCACTAATTTCATTTGAGGAGTCTTAACTCTCTTATTTTATCACTTTAACAGTTAATGCAGATGActgaataattattttaacactttcaggattgagggaagggattGAACACACGGAGAGTGAGAGGCTGCTTTTACAGCAGGAAAAAGAAGAGAGTGTGAATGAGAGGCATGTTATTTCTTCTAGACTTGCAGGTGCGGAAAGAGTTCCACCTTAAAAGGTAAATGTGAGGGTGTGAGGTGTGTGATTCAGGGGGAGCCCCtcatgcaagaaaatagagaacaTGAGAAAAATGCATGTATTGCTGAAATCAAAATGAATAATCTTGGTGTTGA
It contains:
- the LOC141720443 gene encoding expansin-A13, yielding MPTLTLVLTLVLTLSLKSSSHSLSSTPYSFAPSTPQHSDWRPARATYYAALDPRDIVGGACGYGDLEKSGYGKATAGLSSALFEKGQICGACFEVRCVEDLKYCIPGTSIIVTATNFCAPNYGFEADSGGKCNVPNAHFVLPIEAFEKIAIWKASNMPIQYRRIKCRKEGGIRYTIDGAGLFLSVLISNVAGAGDIVAVKIKGSRTGWLPMNRNWGQNWHINADMKNQPLSFELTGSDGVTLISYYVAPKNWDFGQSFEGKQFEP